The Juglans regia cultivar Chandler chromosome 2, Walnut 2.0, whole genome shotgun sequence genome includes a window with the following:
- the LOC109003370 gene encoding cationic amino acid transporter 6, chloroplastic-like, translating to MEAKTLHSFTNMATIQTAPKSICFSSYLYSLSQTPHRLRNRMLATWTPDQELNQVRQRSGADMKRKLKWYDLVALGVGGMLGAGVFVTTGSAANQHSGPSIFISYIIAGISALLSSLCYTEFSVQIPVAGGAFSYLRVTFGEFVGYFAGATILMDYVLSNAAVARSFTDYVACVVGANDPNSWRVKVDGLVEGYDNLDFSAVALILLLTLCLCHSTKESSLLNIIMTAFHIVFFGFIIIAGFFKGSANNLVSPGGLAPKGVRGILDGAAIVYFSYIGYDSVSTMAEEIQNPSKSLPVGIVGSVLIVSALYCLMALSLCMMIPYDKIPDKASFSVAFQNIGWKWGSNVVGAGASLGIVASLLVAMLGQARYLCVIGRARLVPSWLAKVHPSTGTPLNATLILGICTATIALFTELQIVIGMVSLGTLMVFYLVANALIYRRYVIIGKNPASHTFLFLFLLSSCALGVSISWKLKQQWWNLPLFGGSMIIITAIFHYFMVPACDQRQDHSEWWVPFMPWPAAISVFLNVFLMTTLNMLAFKRFAIWSGFITLFYVLYGVHSTYRAEELENMGVNEVNSNLSTPQTKADIHQVL from the exons ATGGAAGCCAAAACACTGCATTCTTTCACAAACATGGCCACCATACAAACTGCACCCAAAAGTATTTGTTTCTCCAGTTATCTCTATTCCCTCTCTCAAACACCTCACAGgctcagaaacagaatgttggCCACATGGACCCCAGACCAAGAGCTCAACCAAGTGAGGCAAAGGTCTGGGGCAGACATGAAGAGGAAGCTCAAGTGGTATGATTTGGTAGCCCTTGGTGTTGGTGGAATGCTTGGTGCTGGAGTCTTTGTCACAACTGGTTCTGCAGCCAACCAACACTCTGGCCCTtccatcttcatatcatatatcATTGCTGGAATATCAGCCCTACTTTCCTCCTTATGTTATACCGAATTCTCGGTTCAAATTCCTGTTGCCGGAGGTGCCTTCAGCTATCTTAGAGTGACCTTtg gagaGTTTGTGGGTTACTTTGCTGGAGCAACCATACTAATGGATTATGTATTATCCAACGCTGCGGTAGCAAGAAGTTTTACCGACTATGTAGCCTGTGTTGTCGGAGCTAATGATCCAAACTCATGGAGAGTGAAAGTGGACGGCCTAGTAGAAGGTTACGATAACTTGGATTTCTCGGCTGTCGCTCTTATTCTCCTTCTCACTCTCTGTCTATGCCATAG TACAAAGGAAAGCTCTCTCTTGAACATTATTATGACAGCCTTTCATATAGTTTTCTTTGGATTTATAATAATTGCTGGCTTCTTCAAGGGGAGTGCCAATAACTTGGTAAGCCCCGGAGGACTAGCTCCGAAGGGTGTTAGAGGTATTCTTGATGGAGCAGCCATTGTTTACTTCAGCTATATTGGATATGACTCAGTTTCAACGATGGCAGAAGAGATCCAAAACCCTTCAAAGAGCCTCCCTGTGGGGATTGTTGGTTCAGTTCTCATTGTTTCTGCACTATATTGCCTCATGGCCTTGTCTTTGTGTATGATGATTCCATATGATAAG aTACCAGATAAAGCTTCATTTTCTGTCGCTTTCCAAAATATTGGGTGGAAATGGGGGAGCAATGTTGTTGGGGCAGGCGCAAGCTTGGGAATTGTTGCTTCTCTCCTGGTTGCCATGTTAGGTCAAGCTAGGTACCTTTGTGTAATTGGAAGAGCCCGTCTGGTGCCGTCATGGTTGGCCAAGGTTCATCCTTCAACAGGCACCCCATTGAATGCCACTCTCATCCTGG gAATCTGTACGGCTACAATTGCACTATTCACGGAACTCCAGATAGTCATTGGAATGGTCAGCCTGGGCACACTCATGGTGTTCTACCTTGTGGCCAACGCTCTCATATACCGGAGATATGTGATAATTGGCAAGAACCCAGCTTCACATACCTTCTTgttcctcttccttctctcatcTTGTGCTCTTGGCGTCTCCATATCATGGAAGCTCAAGCAACAATGGTGGAACCTTCCCTTATTTGGGGGATCCATGATCATCATCACTGCCATCTTCCACTACTTCATGGTACCAGCTTGTGATCAACGCCAGGATCACTCGGAATGGTGGGTTCCATTTATGCCATGGCCGGCGGCAATATCAGTCTTCCTTAACGTCTTCCTCATGACCACACTGAATATGCTCGCATTTAAAAGGTTTGCAATTTGGTCGGGATTCATAACTTTGTTCTATGTGCTGTATGGTGTTCATTCAACTTACCGAGCAGAGGAGCTTGAGAATATGGGTGTTAATGAAGTGAACTCAAACTTGTCGACGCCACAGACTAAGGCAGACATTCATCAAGTGCTTTGA